A single window of Methylocella tundrae DNA harbors:
- a CDS encoding SulP family inorganic anion transporter yields MRFYDTFRREWLVNAPTELLSGVLVALALIPEAIGFSIVAGVDPKVGLYASFSIAVVTAIVGGRPAMISAATASTAVLMVTLVKDHGLQYLFAATVLMGLLQIIAGALRLGLLMKFVSRSVMTGFVNALAILIFLAQLPQLTHVGWQTYTMVAVGLAIIYLFPLLTRRVPSALVSIVALTAFAIFTGVKLRTVGDMGDLPSSLPVFAIPHVPFDLETLKIIFPYSLTMAAVGLLESLLTATIVDDMTDTGSDKNRECAGQGVANFVTGFLGGMGGCAMIGQSVINVTAGGRTRLSTFTAGCFLLFLIVVLGDWVKQIPMAALVAVMIMVSISTFSWPSLQNLGSHPLTSTVVMLATTLVVVATGDLSKGVLAGVLLSGVFFAAKVARLLDVTSELSEDGRERTYFITGQVFFASSNSLVDAIDYLGAPERVRIDVSQAHFWDITAIGALDDIVLKLRRHGATVEVLGLNKASSTMVERFGTHHRPEAERRKAAH; encoded by the coding sequence ATGAGGTTTTACGACACGTTCCGCCGTGAGTGGCTGGTCAATGCTCCGACCGAACTCCTGTCAGGCGTCCTGGTGGCGCTGGCGCTGATTCCAGAGGCGATTGGCTTCTCGATTGTCGCCGGCGTCGATCCCAAGGTCGGCCTTTATGCTTCTTTCTCTATCGCTGTCGTGACCGCCATCGTGGGCGGGCGCCCTGCCATGATCTCTGCTGCGACGGCTTCCACGGCGGTGCTGATGGTCACGCTGGTCAAAGATCATGGCCTTCAGTATCTGTTCGCTGCGACCGTTCTCATGGGACTTCTGCAGATCATCGCCGGAGCATTGCGGCTCGGTCTCCTGATGAAGTTTGTCTCGCGATCTGTGATGACCGGCTTCGTCAACGCCCTCGCCATTCTGATTTTTCTGGCCCAGCTTCCGCAGCTGACGCATGTCGGATGGCAAACTTACACAATGGTCGCAGTGGGGCTCGCGATCATCTATCTGTTCCCGTTGCTCACGAGGCGCGTGCCCTCGGCGCTGGTCAGCATAGTGGCCTTGACCGCCTTCGCCATTTTCACTGGCGTCAAGCTCCGCACGGTCGGGGACATGGGCGACCTTCCGTCCAGCCTGCCCGTGTTCGCGATCCCGCATGTGCCGTTCGACCTGGAAACCCTCAAAATCATCTTTCCCTACTCGCTCACCATGGCTGCGGTCGGCCTTCTCGAGTCGCTGCTGACGGCTACCATCGTCGATGACATGACGGACACCGGCAGCGACAAGAACCGGGAATGCGCCGGCCAGGGCGTTGCGAATTTCGTCACTGGCTTTCTTGGAGGCATGGGCGGCTGCGCGATGATCGGACAGTCGGTCATCAATGTCACAGCCGGGGGCCGCACCCGGCTCTCCACCTTCACGGCGGGTTGTTTTCTGCTCTTCCTGATCGTCGTTCTCGGCGACTGGGTGAAGCAAATTCCGATGGCGGCGCTGGTGGCTGTCATGATCATGGTCTCGATCAGCACGTTTAGCTGGCCGTCGCTGCAAAATCTGGGCTCCCATCCGCTGACGTCAACCGTGGTGATGCTGGCCACGACGCTTGTGGTTGTGGCGACCGGGGACTTGTCCAAGGGCGTTCTGGCTGGGGTTCTTCTCAGCGGCGTATTCTTCGCCGCCAAAGTAGCCCGCCTGCTGGACGTCACGTCCGAACTCTCCGAGGATGGGCGCGAACGAACCTATTTCATCACGGGACAGGTGTTCTTCGCTTCATCGAACAGTCTCGTTGACGCCATCGACTATCTGGGCGCGCCGGAGCGGGTTCGCATTGATGTCAGTCAGGCGCATTTTTGGGACATTACGGCGATCGGCGCCCTTGACGACATCGTGCTGAAACTGCGCCGCCATGG
- a CDS encoding SOS response-associated peptidase, which translates to MCGRYAITLPPEAVRRFFGYVEQPNFPPRYNIAPTQPVPIVRAGLDPSGAITRHFSLVRWGFVPSFAKDPRSFPLIINARSETLLHKASFKMAFKRRRCLFIADGFYEWRRGSETGARGRQASRPYLFRRGDGAPLGLAGVWESWIGPNGEEMDTACIITTAANGVTTAIHDRLPAIIEASSFEKWLDPDEASADKAFDLLRPPENDVLSFFEIGPAVNKTENDSPQVQNPAAAPQLQPAWRQEAKEAAKPAQGCLF; encoded by the coding sequence ATGTGTGGGCGCTACGCCATCACTTTGCCGCCGGAGGCCGTGCGGCGCTTTTTCGGCTACGTCGAGCAGCCGAATTTTCCGCCTCGATATAATATAGCGCCGACGCAGCCTGTTCCCATCGTGCGCGCCGGCCTTGATCCGAGCGGCGCAATCACGCGCCATTTCTCTCTCGTCCGCTGGGGGTTTGTTCCCTCTTTCGCCAAAGATCCGAGGTCATTTCCGCTGATCATCAATGCGCGGAGCGAAACGCTCCTGCACAAAGCAAGCTTCAAGATGGCGTTCAAACGCCGCCGTTGCCTCTTTATCGCCGACGGCTTTTATGAATGGCGCCGGGGGTCAGAGACAGGCGCAAGGGGAAGGCAGGCTTCGCGCCCCTACCTCTTTCGCCGCGGGGATGGCGCGCCTTTGGGTCTTGCAGGGGTCTGGGAAAGCTGGATCGGGCCAAACGGTGAAGAAATGGATACGGCCTGCATTATTACGACCGCCGCCAATGGCGTGACCACGGCGATCCACGACAGACTGCCCGCGATTATCGAGGCTTCGTCGTTTGAAAAATGGCTCGATCCGGATGAAGCCAGCGCGGACAAAGCCTTTGATTTGCTGCGGCCGCCGGAAAATGACGTGTTGAGCTTTTTTGAGATCGGCCCCGCCGTAAACAAGACAGAGAATGATTCGCCCCAGGTGCAAAACCCCGCCGCCGCGCCGCAGCTTCAGCCGGCGTGGCGGCAGGAGGCGAAAGAAGCCGCAAAGCCGGCGCAGGGATGCCTTTTTTGA
- a CDS encoding WcaI family glycosyltransferase, with protein sequence MTPTAARAEPRPKILIYGENYAPEMIGVGRFTGEIGSYLSELGYRVVAVTAPPHYPGWRVIPPFHAWRYASEVRDGVKVLRCPIALRTEMRGVWRLIAPLSFAVTSAPVALWQIIRFRPDIVLCVEPTLFVAPVGLVGRFFGARALLHVQDLEIDAAFAVGHLKGGLLKRLIFGVESGLLRRFDGLITISGQMRKRLIAKGVAADRIGIVRNWVDLAKIKPLDGTNSFRSELGLGAADFVVLYAGNVGAKQALEVVLDAARRLSGKPHVHFVIAGDGPEKQRLQRDYGDLRSVHFLPLQPEARLCELLNLADLHVLPQSQGAADLVLPSKLGGMLASGKPVLVTADRGTELYEVLEGTCILVPAGDSAAMATEIDHLVSENAHPALGDGRRLAGLFARDSCLDQFRAYLDPPKA encoded by the coding sequence ATGACGCCGACCGCCGCCAGAGCCGAACCGCGCCCAAAAATCCTCATTTATGGTGAGAATTACGCGCCGGAGATGATCGGCGTCGGCCGCTTCACCGGCGAAATCGGCTCCTACCTCTCTGAACTGGGATACAGGGTCGTCGCCGTCACCGCGCCGCCGCACTACCCCGGCTGGCGGGTCATTCCGCCCTTTCATGCATGGCGCTACGCAAGCGAAGTTCGCGACGGCGTCAAAGTTCTGCGCTGCCCGATCGCGCTGCGCACCGAGATGCGCGGCGTGTGGCGCCTGATCGCGCCATTGAGCTTCGCCGTTACCTCCGCGCCGGTCGCGCTGTGGCAGATCATCCGCTTCCGCCCCGACATCGTCCTCTGCGTCGAGCCGACTTTATTCGTCGCCCCGGTCGGGTTGGTCGGCCGATTCTTCGGCGCCCGCGCCCTCCTTCACGTGCAGGACCTTGAAATCGACGCCGCCTTCGCCGTCGGTCATTTGAAGGGCGGGCTACTCAAAAGACTCATCTTTGGCGTTGAATCAGGGCTGTTGCGCCGATTCGACGGGCTGATCACCATCTCGGGACAGATGCGCAAGCGACTGATCGCCAAAGGCGTCGCGGCGGACAGAATCGGCATCGTCCGCAACTGGGTCGATCTCGCCAAGATCAAGCCGCTCGACGGAACGAACAGCTTTCGCAGCGAGCTTGGATTGGGCGCAGCCGATTTCGTCGTCCTCTATGCGGGCAATGTCGGCGCAAAGCAGGCGCTCGAAGTTGTCCTCGACGCAGCGCGCAGACTCTCCGGCAAACCTCATGTACATTTCGTCATCGCAGGCGACGGACCCGAAAAGCAGCGCCTGCAACGCGATTATGGCGACCTCAGAAGCGTCCATTTTTTGCCCTTGCAGCCGGAGGCGCGGCTTTGTGAGCTGCTTAATCTTGCTGATCTGCATGTGCTGCCGCAGAGCCAGGGCGCGGCCGATCTCGTTTTGCCTTCAAAGCTCGGAGGAATGCTGGCGAGCGGCAAGCCCGTCCTCGTCACGGCGGATCGGGGCACCGAGCTTTACGAAGTACTGGAGGGCACCTGCATTCTCGTGCCTGCCGGCGACAGCGCGGCGATGGCGACGGAGATCGACCATCTCGTCAGCGAGAACGCTCATCCAGCGCTGGGGGACGGGCGCCGTCTCGCCGGGCTTTTCGCGCGCGATTCCTGTCTCGATCAGTTTCGCGCTTATCTCGACCCGCCCAAGGCTTGA
- a CDS encoding polysaccharide biosynthesis/export family protein — translation MLGFRLGGITLLASALLSAGGCSFFPNDGPASVDVLKQKSESLPYALIKLTPETIDVLAAYEPKGLAGAFTDRRPSSNIKFGIGDIVSTTVFEATAGGLFIPLDAGARPGNYVTLPDQPVDNNGNITFPFAGVIRAAGRTNVEIQNEIVDKIKNRAIEPQVVVTLAQQRTSLISVIGEVNTPLRFAVPATGAGDRVLDAITRAGGIKGQGYSTWVMLERGGRRATVPFENLVMNAANNIYIQPGDRIYVYQEQQKFIVFGASGAEGTLGSQGEFNFDAWRINLAEGVAKASGLQDARADAANVFLYRREPKEVAKLLGADVSGFAGDLVPVIFQINLSDPGGYFLATRTQMRNGDVIFISNSQSYQLSKFFNFVTTVTQATTGVTSTIIGVPTASAAVHGNTLATPVTGTAGTTVIPVTTATP, via the coding sequence ATGTTGGGTTTTCGATTGGGCGGGATCACCTTGTTGGCGTCGGCGCTGCTCAGCGCGGGCGGCTGTAGCTTCTTTCCGAACGATGGCCCAGCTTCCGTCGACGTCTTGAAGCAGAAATCAGAGTCTCTTCCATACGCCCTGATCAAGCTGACGCCGGAGACGATCGACGTTCTGGCCGCTTATGAGCCAAAAGGTCTCGCCGGCGCATTCACGGACCGGCGTCCGTCCTCCAACATCAAATTCGGCATCGGCGACATCGTATCGACGACGGTTTTCGAGGCCACCGCCGGCGGCTTGTTCATCCCGCTCGACGCCGGCGCGCGGCCCGGCAACTACGTCACTCTCCCCGACCAGCCGGTCGACAATAACGGCAACATCACCTTCCCATTCGCGGGCGTGATTCGCGCCGCCGGCCGCACCAATGTGGAAATTCAAAACGAGATCGTCGACAAGATCAAAAACCGCGCGATCGAACCGCAGGTCGTCGTCACCCTGGCGCAGCAGAGAACCTCGCTCATCAGCGTCATCGGCGAGGTGAATACGCCGCTTCGCTTCGCGGTTCCCGCGACCGGCGCCGGCGATCGCGTCCTCGACGCGATTACACGCGCTGGCGGCATCAAGGGACAGGGCTATTCAACCTGGGTCATGCTCGAACGCGGCGGCAGGCGCGCCACGGTCCCCTTCGAAAACCTGGTCATGAATGCGGCCAATAATATTTATATCCAGCCAGGTGACCGCATCTACGTCTACCAGGAACAGCAGAAATTCATCGTTTTCGGGGCCTCCGGCGCCGAAGGCACGCTCGGCTCACAGGGCGAATTCAATTTCGACGCATGGCGCATCAATCTCGCCGAGGGCGTCGCGAAAGCAAGCGGATTGCAGGACGCCCGCGCCGACGCGGCCAACGTATTCCTTTATCGGAGAGAACCGAAAGAGGTTGCAAAACTCCTTGGCGCGGATGTGTCAGGCTTCGCCGGAGATCTTGTTCCTGTCATTTTCCAGATCAACCTGAGCGACCCCGGGGGCTATTTCCTCGCCACCAGAACACAGATGCGCAATGGAGACGTCATTTTCATCTCCAACTCCCAGTCTTACCAGCTGTCGAAATTCTTTAACTTCGTGACTACGGTGACGCAGGCGACCACTGGCGTGACGTCGACCATCATCGGCGTCCCGACGGCCTCGGCCGCCGTTCATGGCAATACCCTGGCGACGCCAGTCACGGGGACCGCAGGCACTACGGTCATTCCGGTTACGACGGCCACGCCTTAA
- a CDS encoding TetR/AcrR family transcriptional regulator produces MKIVNEQRQSDPHLSIIEVAERLFGQIGFQKTTVADIARELRMSPANVYRFFSAKAEINEAVGGRLLRSVEAAVDDVVKQPGRPAEKLRAAIAAIEKANADRFLSNRKLHELVETAFNENWPIVHEHVKTIHASLSAIISQGVHEGEFHADDYQLAALLVHSACIRFCHPRLMVECAQDPEPTLDQMIDFCLVALK; encoded by the coding sequence ATGAAAATTGTCAACGAACAAAGGCAAAGCGATCCGCACCTCAGCATTATCGAGGTGGCGGAGCGACTATTTGGCCAGATCGGCTTCCAGAAGACAACGGTCGCGGACATTGCCCGCGAATTGCGCATGTCGCCGGCCAACGTGTACCGCTTCTTCTCGGCCAAGGCAGAGATCAACGAGGCGGTAGGAGGCCGCCTTCTTCGCAGCGTCGAGGCCGCCGTCGACGATGTCGTGAAACAGCCGGGGCGACCCGCCGAAAAATTGCGCGCGGCGATAGCCGCGATCGAAAAAGCGAACGCCGACCGCTTCCTCTCCAATCGTAAGCTGCATGAACTCGTCGAAACGGCGTTCAATGAAAACTGGCCGATCGTTCATGAGCATGTCAAAACAATACACGCGTCGCTTTCTGCAATCATTTCCCAAGGTGTTCACGAAGGCGAGTTCCACGCTGATGACTACCAACTCGCCGCTCTCCTCGTGCACAGCGCATGCATTCGATTCTGCCATCCGCGACTGATGGTGGAATGCGCTCAGGATCCGGAACCCACCCTCGATCAAATGATCGATTTCTGCCTCGTGGCGCTGAAGTAA
- a CDS encoding helix-turn-helix transcriptional regulator: MQGLDDVDIRTLLQLETDLTDQSLDAFLEFIRQHYNLSGIEYYCCSFRGRSKASPFIARSQGRDFIEKAFDHYKELVDPLFSGGARSVLPIDWARLPRIETNVHHLFDDSGQRGAECQGLTIPVRGPVNGLWALFSVASDENEQAWSARRHDLMKDLVHVAYYVHRRAYDLHAKDAPIDLDAITKREIEALEWSADGKSPAEIAILMRISLETVKAHLDAARFKLQALNRVHAVTKAIRAGLIR, from the coding sequence GTGCAGGGGCTCGATGATGTAGATATTCGGACGCTGCTTCAGTTGGAGACGGATCTAACCGATCAGTCTCTTGACGCGTTTCTTGAGTTTATTCGACAACACTACAACCTCTCCGGGATAGAATACTATTGTTGCTCGTTTCGAGGGAGGTCGAAAGCTAGTCCATTTATCGCCCGAAGCCAGGGTCGCGATTTTATTGAAAAGGCCTTCGATCATTACAAGGAGCTCGTCGACCCACTTTTTAGCGGCGGCGCGCGATCGGTCCTTCCCATAGACTGGGCGCGGCTGCCGCGAATCGAAACAAACGTCCACCATTTGTTCGACGACAGTGGTCAGCGCGGGGCGGAGTGCCAGGGCTTGACCATTCCCGTCCGTGGTCCGGTCAATGGCCTCTGGGCGCTTTTCAGCGTTGCGTCAGACGAAAATGAACAAGCCTGGTCCGCACGTCGTCATGATCTCATGAAAGATCTTGTCCATGTGGCTTATTATGTTCATCGGCGCGCCTATGACCTGCACGCCAAGGATGCTCCGATCGATCTCGACGCCATCACGAAGCGTGAAATCGAAGCTCTCGAGTGGTCGGCCGACGGAAAAAGCCCGGCGGAAATCGCTATTTTGATGCGCATTTCTCTTGAGACGGTCAAAGCGCATCTCGATGCGGCGCGTTTCAAGCTGCAGGCGCTCAATCGAGTTCACGCCGTGACCAAAGCCATCCGAGCCGGCTTGATTCGGTAG
- a CDS encoding helix-turn-helix transcriptional regulator — translation MMANLDGVDIRTMLQLEADLTDQTLDGFIGFIREHYGLANIAYLCPSFPGRSVLDPYAHMTYSEAWTKHYKAHKYTFIDPAVTVGARSVLPVDWARLPREGKKVQRLFGEAKDAGVGHQGLTIPVRGPTNSHWALFVATSSESDPEWSGRRYELMRDLVHVAHYVHQRAFQLHAKELPVDLNVVTKREIEALEWSAEGKTLEDIAILMRISAETVKSHLDSARFKLQAINRVHAVTKAIRAGLIR, via the coding sequence ATGATGGCGAATCTCGACGGCGTCGATATTCGAACGATGCTGCAACTTGAAGCCGACCTCACCGATCAAACGCTCGATGGATTTATCGGTTTCATTCGCGAGCATTATGGTCTTGCCAATATCGCCTATCTTTGCCCTTCGTTTCCTGGCCGATCGGTGCTCGATCCCTATGCGCATATGACCTATAGCGAGGCTTGGACCAAACATTATAAGGCCCATAAATACACCTTTATAGACCCTGCCGTTACCGTCGGCGCGCGATCTGTTCTGCCGGTCGATTGGGCGCGGCTTCCACGAGAGGGCAAAAAGGTTCAGCGTCTCTTCGGCGAGGCGAAGGATGCGGGCGTCGGCCATCAAGGGCTGACAATTCCTGTGCGCGGTCCAACCAACTCGCACTGGGCGCTTTTTGTTGCGACCTCGAGTGAAAGCGATCCCGAATGGTCGGGTCGGCGTTACGAGCTCATGCGAGATCTCGTGCATGTGGCGCATTATGTCCATCAGCGCGCCTTTCAGTTGCACGCCAAAGAGTTGCCGGTCGACCTAAACGTCGTCACGAAACGCGAAATTGAAGCGCTCGAATGGTCCGCTGAGGGGAAAACGCTGGAGGACATCGCGATTTTGATGCGGATTTCGGCCGAGACGGTCAAGTCGCATCTCGATTCGGCTCGCTTCAAGTTGCAAGCAATCAATCGCGTTCACGCTGTCACCAAAGCGATCCGCGCTGGCTTGATTCGCTAA
- a CDS encoding acyl-homoserine-lactone synthase: MIKYIFGYERQEHPELFDEMFRQRKKIFIDEKKWDIKAVDGEFEIDEYDRDDTVYVVSLRPDGSLAGSVRLLSTVTDHMASGAFQHMFPGLMIRSPTIWEATRFAVAKDQRMQRNGISRAACEVMLGTFLFGLEHGVSQLTGIYEAPNARIYRKCGVKHFILGRHRSAEHGAVHFALADVSRDMEIAIREATGLKPVEVLAEAAE, from the coding sequence ATGATCAAATACATTTTTGGCTATGAACGTCAGGAACATCCCGAACTCTTCGATGAGATGTTTCGCCAGCGCAAAAAAATCTTCATTGACGAGAAGAAATGGGACATCAAGGCCGTCGACGGAGAATTCGAAATCGACGAATATGACCGGGATGACACAGTCTATGTCGTCAGCCTGCGCCCCGACGGAAGCCTTGCCGGGTCGGTTCGCCTGCTGAGCACGGTTACGGATCATATGGCCAGCGGCGCCTTCCAGCATATGTTTCCAGGCTTGATGATCCGCTCGCCGACGATCTGGGAGGCGACACGCTTCGCAGTCGCGAAAGATCAGCGCATGCAGCGCAATGGAATCTCTCGCGCGGCCTGTGAAGTGATGCTCGGGACATTTCTTTTTGGTCTCGAACACGGCGTTTCGCAATTGACCGGTATCTATGAGGCGCCGAATGCACGCATCTACCGGAAATGCGGCGTCAAACATTTTATTCTGGGACGTCACAGGAGTGCGGAGCACGGCGCGGTGCATTTTGCCCTCGCCGACGTTTCCCGCGACATGGAGATCGCGATCCGCGAGGCGACCGGCCTCAAGCCGGTCGAGGTTTTAGCCGAAGCGGCGGAATAA